One Solea solea chromosome 5, fSolSol10.1, whole genome shotgun sequence genomic window carries:
- the ctsba gene encoding cathepsin B, whose product MWRAAFLILAAGLSVSMARPHLKPLSSEMVNYINKMNSTWKAGHNFHNVDYSYIKRLCGTMLKGPKLPIMVQHAGDMKLPDEFDSRVNWPNCPTLKEIRDQGSCGSCWAFGAAEAISDRVCIHSNGKVTVEISSEDLLTCCDSCGMGCNGGYPSAAWNFWTEEGLVSGGLYDSHIGCRPYTIAPCEHHVNGSRPPCSGEGGDTPDCVSRCEAGYTPGYKEDKHYGKTSYNVEASEKQIQAEIFKNGPVEGAFTVYEDFVLYKSGVYQHMTGSALGGHAIKVLGWGVEDKVPYWLCANSWNIDWGDNGFFKILRGSDHCGIESEIVAGIPK is encoded by the exons ATGTGGCGTGCAGCCTTCCTAATCCTGGCTGCCGGCTTGTCGGTGAGCATGGCCAGACCCCACCTCAAACCGCTGTCCAGTGAGATGGTCAACTACATCAACAAGATGAACTCTACATGGAAa GCTGGTCACAACTTCCATAATGTTGACTACAGTTACATCAAGAGACTCTGTGGTACGATGCTGAAGGGACCTAAACTACCAATCAT GGTCCAACATGCTGGCGATATGAAGTTGCCTGATGAATTTGACTCCCGAGTGAATTGGCCAAACTGTCCCACGCTGAAAGAGATCAGAGACCAGGGCTCCTGTGGATCCTGCTGG GCGTTTGGCGCTGCAGAGGCCATCTCCGACCGTGTGTGCATCCACAGTAATGGCAAGGTCACTGTGGAGATCTCCTCTGAGGATCTGCTGACCTGCTGCGACTCCTGTGGCATGGG atgtaATGGTGGTTACCCCTCTGCTGCCTGGAATTTCTGGACTGAAGAGGGACTGGTCTCTGGAGGTCTCTATGACTCCCACATAG GTTGCCGCCCTTACACCATCGCCCCCTGTGAGCACCATGTGAATGGCAGCAGACCTCCCTGCAGTGGAGAGGGTGGAGACACACCTGATTGTGTGTCCAGGTGTGAGGCTGGATACACACCTGGCTACAAAGAGGACAAGCATTATG GTAAAACGTCTTACAACGTGGAGGCAAGTGAGAAGCAGATACAAGCTGAGATATTTAAGAATGGTCCAGTAGAGGGAGCCTTCACCGTCTATGAAGACTTTGTCCTGTATAAGTCTG GCGTGTATCAGCACATGACTGGATCAGCTCTTGGTGGCCACGCCATCAAAGTCCTGGGTTGGGGAGTGGAGGATAAAGTCCCCTACTGGCTGTGTGCTAACTCCTGGAACATCGACTGGGGTGATAATG GATTCTTTAAAATCTTGCGTGGATCGGATCACTGTGGAATTGAGTCTGAGATTGTGGCAGGCATtcccaaataa